Part of the Palaemon carinicauda isolate YSFRI2023 unplaced genomic scaffold, ASM3689809v2 scaffold1, whole genome shotgun sequence genome, caatattgttcaacaattcagaaatatataatttgtgtttaccctttttttgtgtttatgaccagtttgcgttcaagtaaaAATTTTGGCtttgggttgtttgattgtttgacaatgctagttagctgactatgtttttctatcatttctctactgttcaaaaaattttagttttttgtttttatcatattttacttattgacgtccttcaactatgtctcactttttattgtacgtgtatatatatatatatatatatatatatacatacgtgtgtatatatatatatatatatatatatatatatatatatatatatatatatatatatatatatatttatatatatgtatatatatatatatatatatatatatatatatatatatatatatatatatatatatatcatagtcacagaaggagaaccgagtttgtgatTTCTTTtctcctttcggggctataatacttaattattttatgcttatcacgtgttagcttttgggatatttacacacgcacatacgcacatacacacacacacacacacatatatatatatatatatatatatatatatatatatatatatatatgtgtgtgtgtgtgtgtgtgtttgtttgtatataatgataaatttataagtatgtattacacaccctcaaaactgtattctctctatacctcgggatcagaaaaccaagggggaatcaactcggagataataccttctggtctgccggggaaccgaaccctggtctaggagagaaaattggaattacacacacacatatatgtgtatatatatatatatatatatatatatacatacatatatatatatatatatatatatatatatatatatatatatatatattatgcctgttgtagaattggggaatatgtttgaggtagctctagcctgctgattaacgcccaatttccgtcactgccatattatcttattctttttaatgtggttggcctagaaagcaaactttttacATATGCAGATAGTGCTACTCTcgtgaatttagatctcaatagactgcacacataacaactgatATATCTCCTTCtggtatactgtaagacaaaggcctcaggcacgtcatttcatgtctgggttttttctgactcgatataattagatcattatattttgtagtcctccatatttctgaagtgctctgtagaaagattttccccctttttttttttaatcaaacaagatattttcgttaactggaatagtgataaaagaatgagacataaattgtataaaagaaaatcttgagtgacacTACTCATTCATTGAAGCATGCTTCAcgatgcaagttttttctatggagattgtaatatcgaagagtaaaggaaatggaatatagtactccaaatgacctattttttaatccagctaatgaataccttgtcttggcttcacaaaaatatcaaatagttccaggttggaatggtccagggaaggtgtttcatgctgccgcgcaggagagatttcttttttggagagatagtgagaatctaggaactaatattgacggtctaagacgagcaccggaggggaaggccattcattttaaaaataatgagaatgtttgataaattaagaaaggaccacaaaggataaagaataaaatagagaaacaaaaatggcgggatggggggaggccccccaggctggcgggagcgagggggaggcccgccgggctggcgggagggaggaggcccgccctggctggggggagggggggaggcccgcccgggctggagggagaggggaggcccgcccgggctggcgagagGGGAGGAAGTTGCCCGGGCTggcaggaagggggggaggcccgcccgggctggcaggaggggtgGAGACCCTCCCagactggcgggaggggggaagcccGCACGGGCTGGCGGGAAGgtgggaggcccgcctgggctggcgggagtggGTAAGGCCCAacctggctggcgggaggggggggaggcccgcccgggctggcgggagggggggaggcccgcacgGGCTTGTGGGAGGGGGGAGTcctgcccaggctggcgggaggggggggagacccgcccgggcTGACaagaggggggaggcccgcccgggctggcgggaggtggggaggcccgcccgggctggcgaggGGGGAGGGGTTGGCCTGTTCGGGAGGGGGCGagacccgcccgggctggcgggagaggaGGAGGGCCGCccaggctggcaggaggggggaggcccgcctgggctggcgggagggggggaggcccgcctgggctggcaggaggggggaaggGCCGCCCGGACTGGCGGAAGggtggaggcccgcccgggctgacgggaaaGGGGAAGGCCCGCCCTGGCTGCCGGGAGGGGGGGAAGGACCTCCCAGGCTGGCGGGAAGCGGGAAGCGGGCAGctccgccgagccaacaatatacagTTGCTGTATctaccttatttttaaaaaaatacattctctgtctccagtctccaaaatgCGAAataagtcttcaaaaagtcttcaaatagtcttcaaaacgaTTCACAGatgtagacacaaattctatttttcctttgtttttttaggaagaccactgatttcttagctcgcTCTTaatttgtctgctattttcttcaacttatcaaattttatatatatatatatatatatatatatatatatatatatatatgtgtgtgtgtgtgtgtatatgtatatatacatatacatgtatatacatatatatatatatatatatatatgtgtgtgtgtgtatatatatatatatatatatatatatatatatatatatatatatacatatatatttatatatacatatacacacatacatatatatctatatatatatatatatatatatatatatatataatatatatatatatatatatatatatatataatatatatatatatatatatatatatatatatatatatatatacacagtatatatgtgtgtatatatatatatatatatatatatatatatatatatgtatatatatatatgtatatatgtgatgcttagttgggcattttctttttctttcattaagcaccactttaatattattttaattaaataaatgtatctcttcaatcctttcagtgcaaaaatattatttaattctagaccctcaggaaagtgggtgatggtaaaatgctgtatagttccttaactttacttctggaactttgatgtacattagctttacagtaatcttctacatgggtttaaatacagactggaacaatatatattcttgaagattggaggctgcaaccgtagacttctgctacacttcagcattcgggatgcgaaacacttgacttctatttatgcggtttggggatcgcttcttcatagctgtgtcttctcatggacacgcttcttggtaatttctccttcatcgaagataatctcgtactTCCCTGTTgaaaagtaatttgttggcagttagggaattcggtcccttcgttgtccgtctttgtaaatatcttgttgttaacttgacgtttcattagtgcagcccattttgtgcaccagaggtaaggcctcccccatgacggggggagagggagaagggacaaccgatattcgcggttacttgtatggaagagctggttcctcgatgcgcttgttgcttaagtatcccagaacaagggcgttgtaattgtgtcacgtcatgtgactcttcttgtgttctattggtcccttcttctgacgtaatggtaacgtcatacatatgtcacttccgatttctcggcaaggtaaccgacgcgcattccatctgcgttgttttggccaatttatcgcttatgtcagcacttttcacaaacagtgcctctcaactaccctctcgcttcaacttcttttttctcgtctctctctctctctctttctttatttcaatgtctctctatcgtttaactaacgaataaaactcataaaatacttgatcaaatacacatatcaccttattcagtatgaaatattttcctttacctgacaccactcggtcacatacctgaattcctgtggaattcacatcttattaactcatttcatggtttacccaaaaataattcatcaataattcatcatcaccaaaagaaatacatttcaacacaataaatcaaaaacatcaacatcaaataatatgcatttcaatgcaataaatcaaaatcatcatcatcaaataacatGCATTTCAATGcactaaatcaaaatcatcatcatcaaataatatgcatttcaatgcaataaatcaaaatcatcatcaaaataatatgcaccttagtgcaataaatcaaaatcatcttcatcaaaagaaaatcatcatcaatcatttttaaaataatgcaattgcataagtttatcatcaatataggtttaggaaaaacttcctgttcccttcaaataattcaacacaatattgaaacatattatatttcttaattcttgataatgaaatatttaaccctcaattcactgggtacgtaaggcaaaattagtaatgtcttctgtgttcaactgtgcaatcaattaggaaatgccttcacctttaacttctattcaattcatattttccattacctatgaccttaaaatcttggtcttattgatgtaaacacaaaaatcatttcttcaatgcaatgcaataaatggcagaaaataaatgttcaaacatacataacatcaattcaaatcaatcaaaatatttctgcaacaaaataattatgtgtcatgcacattataactcatcaagagtattactcatttgtaatcagtatcaataaacatttgtaaaacatcattatggtaccttatttactcatcaatattatcatgataaatcattgttaattaatggcaacaaaagaaatatttctcaccttcttcataaaaataatgagcaaaatcaaaaattcaaatatatcaatgtcttaaatcatcaaacatcataatcatttcataataaagaaacatattcaatacataacaaaatcatgtttataaatttgaatcttatttgcaccttgtctgcgtattattttcatctcaagaacttcaattctcaactatatatatattgcactcagaagggtattcataaaattcaagtgacaggaacttacatttcaatgttaaaacttttctttaaagaaattaattgcagactgtctcaattaaaacaccttatttatcctttcttcaaggattcatctactacacaggcataaaaatcaattcgtgtgtttccacacacactcttttttgttaacttcaaaatgaaaggtttaattattgtaattcatcatatgtacttaattgttcactattacctgcataattattatgggtctaaaatatccctttgagacattcaacttcaaagttcattattggtgcacatcttatcttttaatcacttaaatctttctttcttcataattatttaagttaacttaatcatcatcaaaacataataaaattcattgtatacatgcatgtttatcattgttacacgtgttacaccaaaaaaaatatcaatcaatgcatcgcctataaaatgcagtaataattcttttgctctaatggcatcattatttattcaaacttgcaaacaaaatcaatacatttgtaaatattcaatcacctatgggttcatatttcacctgtcttcattacccataactttatcaaaaacttttcatcttagtttgcaactcaatattctctgtggtcccttaattaattgtttggagacatttatgatttggaccttctttgttgattacggaatacatattcaaattctaggataacacactttacataattaaaagatttcactcatttgttaccctcaatatttgtttgagtgcccagatattttttttatttcatttcccaaggagtttggtagtctttcttaaatctacctaacaaaaaaaaatgtttcccatataccgagttatttcaaagtaaattcgttcactttaagtaattgttattagtcttctatgttggtctatatatagttcgcaggacatcctcaaccccttgccattattttatttgcccccctttctctatttgaacttgacttatcatggcttaattcacccttcttactacaagaaaaatattgcacagttttcattaatctctagtaaCTTCGGGAGCTTTGCtcaagagaatatctatagacacaAATGTCTAATTacttatcctggtctcaaattattctgttacagactcatcaaccatttctttgttaaatcaaattctatgtagaccagtatgtttttatcatttgtcaagttctgggaacagagtccctggtaatccattggtatcaccactatgggattgagaaaatgcaatcgtaatttctaaaggattcttacccttatatgacctttatacttcttatatgtaggctttaattttacaatctcaaacatctatcttaggtcaaaaattaattcatcatcaaatgcagtctttgattactggatgtcctactaacttgagcatgagtttttgttagtattttgttagtatgtcaggaatttctattcatgaacaagtatttctccctattccttgtatgtattcctttaagcaatatgccatcctgttatatgattcgtatttttgggagtaattcatctacatcattcctattaacctttggtttctcttgttctattttaattcttcctatttctaggtctcctgcctgacaactgaaacaaaatattggtagttatatttccttttaacatcttcctgtccttttaaatatccttcttttatcatcataaacctaccaataaagtgatttatcctggacaaacatccagtactttaaggctcctaagattccttttattctttcatccacaatagtccttcttggaaagtaaaatcacaatcattcttatgagcaataagcacatatactctatgccctaaacaaatttttaaacttctctagaccattatttggataatctatcctactcggttact contains:
- the LOC137635194 gene encoding uncharacterized protein; its protein translation is MYFFKNKVDTATVYCWLGGAARFPLPASLGGPSPPPGSQGGPSPFPSARAGLHPSASPGGPSPLLPAQAGLPPSRQPRRASPLLPAWAALLLSRQPGRVSPPPEQANPSPLASPGGPPHLPPARAGLPPLVSPGGSPPPPASLGRTPPSHKPVRASPPPASPGGPPPPPASQVGPYPLPPAQAGLPPSRQPVRASPLPPVWEGLHPSCQPGRASPPSCQPGQLPPLSPARAGLPSPSSPAFSPIMDLNIFLQAAIVSDSMLLFLPPQLRKEEPLKVTSLFSQNHCVVLRADLNLDLVIPETQQDPIESQRQPSSEDERKQKKRVRGSKK